A stretch of Rhizobium sp. TH2 DNA encodes these proteins:
- a CDS encoding aromatic ring-hydroxylating dioxygenase subunit alpha, whose product MNQMQIPHPASPLLPHCEPSLPALAYYDADWFAEEQKTIWARSWVYAGRVNDLPVMTMRRVEIAGQNLILVRDREGAITAFHNTCRHRGSELCAEPARKLNSRLIACPYHQCSYGLDGRLVRTPFVSITPDFNKDDFTLFKVHVKLWNGFIYLCLADDPPDFADVPDLGAHALDNWPTESLVTGHTFTKTLDCNWKVFWENYNECLHCPGIHPELSAAVPIYSKGYMAPNEAPDWTPEQEAEHALREGAMTWSMNGLACGPEFTTLTQAERDAGQTFVTLVPTMFIVAHVDYIRAVSLKPLGPERTELKAEWLFPAETLAQPDFDLGNVVDFATLVMSQDGAACEMNQRGLKSSKFTEGVLMPQEFDVYRFQSWIRDRMEQN is encoded by the coding sequence ATGAACCAGATGCAGATCCCCCACCCGGCATCCCCGCTTCTTCCTCATTGCGAGCCTTCGCTCCCGGCCCTCGCCTACTACGATGCCGACTGGTTCGCCGAGGAACAGAAGACGATCTGGGCGCGGAGCTGGGTCTATGCGGGCCGCGTCAACGACCTGCCTGTGATGACCATGCGCCGCGTCGAGATCGCCGGGCAGAACCTGATCCTGGTCCGCGACCGCGAAGGCGCGATCACCGCCTTCCACAATACCTGCCGGCATCGCGGCTCCGAACTTTGCGCCGAGCCGGCGCGCAAGCTGAATTCCCGGCTGATCGCCTGTCCCTATCACCAGTGTAGTTACGGGCTCGACGGCAGGCTGGTGCGCACGCCTTTCGTATCGATCACGCCGGATTTCAACAAGGACGATTTCACGCTCTTCAAGGTGCATGTGAAGCTGTGGAACGGCTTCATCTACCTCTGCCTGGCTGACGATCCGCCGGATTTCGCAGATGTGCCTGATCTCGGCGCGCACGCCCTCGACAACTGGCCGACGGAGAGCCTCGTCACCGGCCACACATTTACCAAGACGCTCGACTGCAACTGGAAGGTCTTCTGGGAAAACTACAATGAATGCCTGCATTGTCCGGGCATCCATCCCGAACTTTCGGCCGCCGTGCCGATCTATTCCAAGGGCTACATGGCACCCAACGAAGCGCCCGATTGGACGCCGGAGCAGGAAGCCGAACATGCGCTCCGCGAAGGCGCGATGACCTGGTCGATGAATGGGCTGGCCTGCGGCCCTGAATTCACCACGCTGACCCAGGCCGAGCGCGATGCCGGCCAGACCTTCGTGACCCTGGTTCCGACCATGTTCATCGTCGCCCATGTCGATTACATCAGAGCCGTGTCGCTCAAGCCGCTGGGGCCGGAGAGAACCGAACTCAAGGCCGAATGGCTGTTCCCGGCCGAGACGCTGGCACAGCCCGATTTCGACCTCGGCAACGTGGTGGATTTCGCCACGCTCGTAATGAGCCAGGACGGCGCCGCCTGCGAGATGAACCAGCGCGGCCTCAAATCCTCGAAATTCACCGAAGGCGTGCTGATGCCGCAGGAATTCGATGTCTACCGGTTCCAGTCATGGATCCGCGATCGCATGGAACAGAACTAG
- a CDS encoding TetR/AcrR family transcriptional regulator, whose product MEESKLAVIEPSPRKASREFRRQQLIDATIATLARVGFSRTTLTEVAATAGLSHGLIIFHFQTKEKLLAETLQYMAREYRDNWVGALATCRQTPAARMEALIRADIDDTISAPERMAAWSALWAEAQSRPIYQENCAEFDLEYLHAMEKLCAELTEEGGYPSLPEHTARAIRVTLNGMWFDLMTMTGPYSRQESLGTMFNMLTAFYPRHFDHHGAIECGQRAAS is encoded by the coding sequence ATGGAAGAGAGCAAACTTGCGGTTATCGAGCCGTCGCCCCGCAAGGCGAGCCGGGAATTCCGCCGTCAGCAGCTCATCGATGCGACGATCGCGACGCTTGCCCGGGTCGGCTTTTCCCGCACGACCCTGACCGAGGTGGCCGCGACCGCCGGCCTGTCGCACGGCCTCATCATCTTCCACTTCCAGACGAAGGAGAAGTTGCTCGCCGAGACGCTGCAATATATGGCGCGGGAGTACCGCGACAATTGGGTGGGGGCGCTTGCGACATGCCGCCAGACGCCTGCTGCGCGGATGGAGGCGTTGATCCGCGCCGATATCGACGACACGATCAGCGCGCCGGAACGGATGGCCGCGTGGTCTGCCCTCTGGGCAGAGGCGCAGAGCCGGCCGATCTATCAGGAGAATTGCGCCGAGTTCGACCTTGAGTACCTTCACGCCATGGAGAAACTCTGCGCTGAACTGACGGAGGAGGGCGGTTATCCATCGCTCCCCGAACACACGGCACGTGCGATCCGCGTCACGCTGAACGGCATGTGGTTCGATCTGATGACGATGACCGGACCCTATAGCCGCCAGGAATCGCTCGGCACCATGTTCAATATGCTCACGGCGTTCTATCCCCGGCACTTCGATCACCATGGCGCGATCGAATGCGGCCAGCGGGCTGCATCCTAG
- a CDS encoding PQQ-dependent sugar dehydrogenase, translated as MLRRFLVSILVVILIAVGAVAAVYYFDRESATLNAEDGYGTEPKLPPPNATVFPTVNIAEASSWPEGETPVVANGMKVVAFAKGLDHPRTLLVLPNGDVLVAETNKPAKEDTGFSIRGLAEEFLMGRAGAQTGSANRISLLRDADGDGVAETQEVFLENLHSPFGMTLSKGTLYVANTDAIMAFPYKDGDTKISAAGEKIVDLPAGPINHHWTKDLVASPDGSKLYVTVGSNSNVGENGMKNEENRAAVLEVDIAAKKTRLFASGLRNPNGITWNPESKALWVAVNERDEIGSDLVPDYMTSVKDGGFYGWPYSYYGQHVDVRIEPQKPDLVAKAIVPDYALGPHTASLGLTFNTGDLFPPEYKNGAFVGQHGSWNRVPRSGYKVIFVPFKAGKPDGRPVDILTGFIGPDDKARGRPVGVAIDRAGALLVADDVGNIVWRVTPELPKQATSN; from the coding sequence ATGCTTCGGCGATTCCTCGTTTCGATCCTCGTCGTCATCCTGATCGCCGTCGGCGCGGTAGCCGCCGTCTATTATTTCGACCGGGAGTCGGCGACGCTGAATGCAGAGGATGGATACGGCACGGAGCCCAAGCTACCGCCGCCGAATGCAACCGTTTTCCCGACGGTGAATATAGCCGAAGCATCAAGCTGGCCCGAGGGCGAGACGCCTGTTGTCGCAAACGGCATGAAGGTCGTGGCCTTCGCCAAGGGACTAGACCACCCGCGCACGCTGCTCGTCCTGCCGAATGGAGATGTGCTTGTTGCCGAGACGAACAAGCCTGCGAAAGAAGACACCGGCTTTTCGATAAGAGGCCTTGCCGAGGAGTTCCTGATGGGCCGAGCCGGCGCGCAGACCGGCAGCGCCAACCGCATCTCCCTTCTGCGCGACGCCGATGGCGATGGGGTCGCGGAGACCCAGGAGGTTTTCCTCGAAAACCTCCACTCGCCGTTCGGCATGACGCTTTCGAAAGGGACGCTCTATGTCGCCAATACCGATGCGATCATGGCCTTCCCGTATAAGGACGGCGACACGAAGATATCGGCGGCTGGCGAGAAGATCGTCGACCTGCCGGCCGGGCCCATCAATCATCACTGGACCAAGGATCTCGTCGCGAGTCCTGATGGCAGCAAGCTTTACGTGACCGTCGGCTCCAACAGCAATGTCGGCGAGAACGGTATGAAGAACGAGGAGAACCGGGCAGCCGTGCTTGAAGTGGACATCGCGGCGAAGAAGACGCGGCTCTTCGCATCAGGGCTGCGCAATCCCAACGGCATCACCTGGAATCCGGAATCGAAAGCGCTCTGGGTCGCGGTCAACGAGCGCGATGAGATCGGCAGCGACCTCGTGCCCGACTATATGACCTCGGTGAAGGACGGCGGCTTCTATGGCTGGCCCTATAGCTATTACGGCCAGCATGTCGATGTGCGCATCGAGCCGCAGAAGCCTGATCTCGTCGCCAAGGCCATCGTGCCGGATTACGCGCTCGGGCCGCATACCGCCTCGCTCGGCCTGACGTTCAATACGGGCGATCTGTTTCCACCCGAATACAAGAACGGCGCCTTCGTCGGCCAGCATGGCTCGTGGAACCGGGTTCCGCGCAGCGGTTACAAAGTGATCTTCGTGCCCTTCAAGGCGGGCAAGCCGGATGGCCGGCCCGTCGATATCCTGACCGGTTTCATCGGTCCCGACGACAAGGCGCGCGGCCGGCCGGTTGGCGTGGCCATCGACCGGGCGGGCGCGCTGCTCGTCGCCGACGATGTCGGCAACATCGTCTGGCGGGTCACGCCCGAACTACCCAAACAAGCCACCAGCAACTGA